CATGCGCTGGTCCGCTACTTCCCTGTATTCTTCAACTACTTGCGCGATACGCTGTCCAACACGGGCATTGCCttccaggattttttttaaaaaggtctgCTCCTTTCACAGGCCGCTTAAAGAtatggagcagcactgtgtctctgctccccactcttccaggtccacaccagcggcagcgctaCTGTCACAGCACTTCTGGCCGTGATGCATTttttatataaattgtgtctgatcTTCATCCAAAGTATCAGATGTGTTGTGGAGAATTCATCACTTTTACTCCTGAGCAGGTAAGCTCGAGACTAAACAGGAGACGCTGGTGATTGTCCACAACACATCTGATAGACCTAATCATTTCACTTGCTGAACTCCATTGTTGGGACTGTTGATGTTGGTTTAAGGCTCTTCATTTGAAAGATGTATGGAATTGTCCACTTCCTACGAACACCTAGTGCTGCTGGGTATTGGTGGTTACCTTGGTTCACACATGATACTGACCTGCCTTTTGTCTTCCAGGTGGTAGCTTACAACTTTGACCAAGTGGATGAGTCCTTGTCGATGGAGTTTCATGAGACCATATATTCCCTGTTGGACTTGCTCAGCCCTGCATATCGTGATGCCTTTGGCAACGCACTTCTCCGCAAActagaagtgttgactaatagACAGGCGTAACAGGCCCTGTCAGCAATTTTGCCTGGGTGTACAAAGTTTCCGACTAAGGTTTAAGGCCGCATGCATCTGGCAGAAAGTTAGTGGTTTGCTCCCTTTTCCTTGTTCCTGCAGTGTTGAGAGTATTTccttccagtgtttttttttccctttgacaGACTCCTCTACAGGGGGTCAGATTTGGACAAGCAAAGAggaaaggaacagtggggaagtttCAGGATGGAAGAGGAGTCTGGGATCAGTGTTCATTTTGTGCTGCCAACCACTTGGTGGACTTTCTTGTCTCCCAGGTTTGTCTTTACTAAGTTTCATTTTGCATGCTGTTTGAGTTGTTAgcttgattttaaaataaacccttTGTATACACATAACAGGTGAGGGGGGAATGGttcactttttttaaacacaaataaatattttggccaCAGCCTTGCTCTTTTTATGCTAAACTTTGATTGACCActagattttgttttttttgtccTTGGATCTTGTGTTATTCATGCATCAACTGAAAAGAACTGGGTTCCTGTGGCTCTAATGGTTCCTATATGGTTGAGATCACTCTACTGCAAATTACCTGCCTTGTGGGGAATTGACTCATTTTCTGAAGGCAGCCCCAAAAACCATGGCTTCACCAAGAGCAGAGGCTTGTAGGAATAACAGCAAAGTTTGAGCAGTAACCTGTCAGAGCACAAGTTATCAACAACTGGTATCGGTCTGAATTTCAATAGAAATGTGATCGGAAATGCCAGTTTTAAACAAAACCGTGGAGCCCACAGCAAGCCGAGAATTTCTGGCGGAACTTGGCAGATCAGACAGAGAGCCTGAATAGTGAAGTATACAACAGAACatgcaagaagaaatggaaactgtTTTGGGGGGGTTACCTAAAGTGGGGGCAAAAAAATCACCATTCATGTGGTT
Above is a genomic segment from Narcine bancroftii isolate sNarBan1 chromosome 2, sNarBan1.hap1, whole genome shotgun sequence containing:
- the gskip gene encoding GSK3-beta interaction protein yields the protein MREEAEAVIHDVSFAVNHMAVSTMLPVREDVVFINVETLERNRYCLELTEAGLRVVAYNFDQVDESLSMEFHETIYSLLDLLSPAYRDAFGNALLRKLEVLTNRQA